From Quercus robur chromosome 8, dhQueRobu3.1, whole genome shotgun sequence:
CTTAATTCTTATCCATACTAATTAATACTAATTCAGTCAATTTCAATATGTAactaaaaatctttaaaatataATCCTATCAACATTATGATCCCAAAGAATGACGTACACAAGTGAAAATCAAACACATTAATCGTTCAATTCAAAGTTTACAATTAAAACCATGTGGTCCAAAACATCCTAGATCACAAAATTTTATAGATGTAACTAGAACTTTCTTGAATCGTTATGAAATTCAGTAGTAGCGCGGGTCTAATTTTACAAAAGAGGAcgatatttattaaattttgaattttcctaTGAACACCTTTTGTTTGCTGAGAATAGAGGACAACCGACATAGCCTAACATTCTAGAAGGTTTCTTATACTTTAGCCCATAATATATCGTCCAAATTTGTAAAGCTCGAAGTCTCAAACGCTTCAGAAATACGTACTAAAGAAACAGAACAAGCAAGAAAAGAAGCACGATACGCAATACAATGGTAAGTTTTTCTCTTTGTGTAATTTCATCGAACACCTTCAGTTCataaattcacttttttttttctttcttttcggTTTTGCAGTCGGTAACGCTGCACACAAACCTCGGCGACATAAAGTGCGAGATCTTCTGCGACGAGGTCCCCAAGACTGCCGAGGTTAGTGCCCCACATAAACAAATACTTTTCTCTTCTGGTTTGTTTTCGGGGAAAGTTTTGGTTGAACCTCTGtctgcaaaaaagaaaaagacccaACATATTATACTTCTGaaaaattaactttaaaattgTCCCCAGTAAACAATTGAAGCAAATTTAACTGAATCTTATTTAGATTCACACTCAGTCCCAAGCTTTCGGTTAGTTCGGTTATGCTGTAATTTCCAGTTTTACCATGTTGTTGAATTGTTATATATCATGGTGTATTTTCTTATCACCTTTACCATTATCACTTTCATATTATTACTCTTTTGACCCGAAAGGGTATGTTTGGATGGAGTTAGTTATCCATTCTGTTGTTTGGATATATATTTTGGGAGAGCTAGAAAGGATTTGAAGCAATTTGAGGGGATTTGAAGAGGTTTAGTACACTTCAAAGTCCATTTTTCATTTCACTAAAATTAGAGGAACTTGGAGGAAAGggatatgtatttttttttttcaagtaaggAGGTAATAGAGAGTACAACTTCAGATATAATAGAATGGTAGAAAAGAATATATGTTACTGACCATGATTAATCTGTTGAGAATCCATAGCCGACCCAAAATTTTGGTACTAAGGTTTGATCATTATTGTGTTCTCCCTTTTATCCTTCATATCActaaaacttaataaaaataaaaggaacatTTTCACTTAACTCTTTCTTGTCAATTATATCATTTCTTCTCATTTTCACCCttcaaccaaacaaaggaaAGCTCCTTCCCCTCctattatttatcaaaacagCAGGATAGAATAACTatttcctctcctctccctTCAAATTCTCGTACATATTGGACAGGTATTTTTGTGTGTAGCTTTGGCAGTTTGTAGAACAGTAGTTAAAGCAGGGCAAATTCCTCACACAACTCAAAGGAAGGATTTGAAGTCTTAAGATCATTTTTCAAATCAATACATGTAGCACTGAAAAAAATACAGTGCGAACCTCCTTACAATTATGCTAAACCCAACCAAGAAAGAGATGCTCTGATATGTGGACTGGACATCTGGCTTGCAGAGTGGAGAAACTGTTTGTAGAATGAAGTGTTATATAATTTCATTGTTCctaccaaaagaaaaatagaactTGGGCACTCTCACTTCCAATTAACATTGAGTgcattgtttgtttatttactttttttggtaatgcatttgttttgattgtttaCCTTACTGCATTTGGAATGGCAATTTAGAGTTCTGTGTAATGGAATCACCATGATATGTGTTGATGAATTAATGTTTCTAACCTTGTTTTTAGAGGTGATTTGCTTCTTAATAATTCTAGTGATTTTGTTTGAATACAGAATTTTTTGGCACTATGTGCAAGCGGTTATTATGATGGGACCGTATTTCACCGTAATATAAAAGGTTTTATGATTCAAGGTGGAGACCCAACAGGTACTGGCAAGGGGGGTACGAGTATATGGGGCAAGAAGTTCAATGATGAGATAAGAGAGTCTCTCAAGGTAATTTAGTCTAATGCATAAGTAATAGTTAGGCCATTAGAATTTGCCATTTGTCTCTGTAATATCTTTACATATGCTGTAAAGTATGGCCGGCACCTATTCTAGTGATGTGCTATTGCAATAGCCACCATTTGGTTTTATATCTCAACTAGGCTGGGGACTTTCAAGTTATTTGACTCTTAGACTTATTCAATGCAATATTAACTATAACTTTTATGACCGTTGGACTATCAAATTGTACTTCTCCCCTTTAAGTATACGGCAGTTGCAATGTCCCCCTTTATCTTTTCATATGAGCACTTTATCCCTCTGTTGGTTTTCTGTCAAattaatggaaattttttattttgttttgaaaaatttgtcaCTACCCACATGTTGATGACCTTAACACCCTCCAATAACAAACACATTGCATGCACAAACACGTTTCAGCATGCATAATTTGAAGGACCATCATTTTGCCTTGGATGTGTTGTATTAGAGGGTATTGAGGTCACTAATGAGTGGGTTCAAACACATTTTGTTTAAACgattaaaattttccattagtTTGATGGAAAATAATGATGGAGGGGGTAAAGTATTCATCATGAAAAGATATGGGGGACATTGCAACTGTCCTATACTTAGGGAAGGGGGAGTGCACAAATAGGAATTGAGGTTGGCTTCCATGCTACTCTTTGACATGCATTTGCTCTTATATAAGCTTGCAAAATGTCCAGGACATTCTTGTGGAACAAGGAGTCCATAACTTGGCTAGGGTGAATTTGGTTCTGTATGGGTTGCTCTTAATGGCTATGAATTTACCTTTTGGGTCTGGGCCTTCTGGGGTATTCATCTTTTGTCCTCTTTGTTTCTCTCATCTTTGTAGGTCCCAAGCTAAAAACTGCCTATCAAGATTTTAGCTCTCCTAGAATAATCATGGCCTAATCCAAAACTTCCAACATTATTAAGCCATCTTTATAGTAGTTTCATTTGGAATACAGTTCCTCTTTGCCTTGTCTAGATGATTTGGAGAGGAATATGTACACTTTTAATGGTGTGAGCACTTGAGCTGCCTATAATCTTTATTCTTGAGATCTTTTTTGTATGAGTTGATATCTGCTTTTCACAGTATCCTCCTAATTCTTTTGTAGATTttattgcatgttcttattatatcattcctgcttgcaaaatttcaagaaaatcaaaaataaattgctatgccatcaaataaatgttaaaatttcaagtttttgtgatctaaaattgtgtataaaaaataagttaatgattgaatagtaaataatatttgatttaaacgaaatttgatatgcatgttaagaaaatAAGGAACATAAAATAAGGAACATAAAATTGaactgttagattttcaaaattcacaaaaaatatatatatatatatgagaagtttgaaaagtttctctccaaactagtttggagaaaaactttGTTCTGAGAGCAAAGTGGGAGTGAGGTTATGTGTTCGAGAGCCTCTCGGGTGTGTGCATAAttaccaatgaaaaaaaatctaatagttGTATTCCTTATAGTTCTTTCCATCTCTTGATATCCGCACTCTTGAGTGGGGACATGCTTAATCAGTTAATTGAGTAAGAATGGTTTTGAGATACTTCATTCTGATCTTTGTACCACAAATTTTCCCTTTTCCTCTATTTTCCAGCACAACGCAAGAGGGATACTTTCAATGGCCAATAGTGGCCCCAATACTAATGGAAGCCAGTTCTTCATAAGTTATGCAAAGCAGCCACATTTGAACGGATTGTACACTATATTTGGCAAGGTGATTCACGGTTTTGAAGTCCTTGATCTCATGGAAAAGGTACATTATTGTACTTCAGTACAAATTATACCTTTTTGTCGTTTGGTTGGAAGTAAACTATTCTGAGCTTTTGGCATGTAAGGCTTTGGCAAAAGGCTACTTATGAAATTCCTGAGATTTGATTGGACAAGTAGTTATGAGCTCTAAATTTGTGTTTAAAGGATAGTGACTTCCTTATCTCATATTTTACCTCTCTTTTACCAATTCTTATCTCATGCTTCCCAATCTGATTCTATACTGGTGTAGCTTGTAATTAACTTTAGAGGAAATTTTCTGTTCTTGAATTTCCTAATGAAGAAAATCGAATGTACTATTACTATTACTACTACTgatttgaatttggttttctGTAGACTCAAACAGGTCCAGGAGATCGACCGCTGGCAGAGATTAGACTCAATCGCGTGACAATGCATGCTAATCCACTTGCTGGTTAGTTTTGTGTTATAACAAGTTTAGGATTTGAACTCATGACCGCAGTGTTACACTTATGATCAGTCGCAGCAATGAACATGACCGCAGTGTTACACTTATAAAATACTCCGATTATGTGGGGCAGCATTTGGATAACTTCGGAAGTGTAATATTTGAAGTTGCCATTTTACTTCAATTGCTATTAgtattttcatttgatatttttgtaattacttttTGCTATAGGGTTCGTCAAAGTGCCAATCTTGTTTGTATTTGGGCATAAAGTTTGTGTGCCTGCTTGGAACCCAGTCAAGGAACAATTTTACTGCTATTGAGTTTACCTCATCTATTGCACAATCTGATTATCAGATATGCAGGAATAGGCTGGAATATTGCACAATATTTGTGTGAAGTATGATGAGTTTTTTAATCCAACAGGAAAAAGACGTAAAAAAGAATTGCAAACAGTGAAATTAAGAAAACCATCTTTAAATTTAGAGCCTTATTTGAAGCCTAGTTTTCTTATTTAATGACAACGGTTGAGTTAAATAAAATCCACTAGTAACATAGTTTAATATAAAGTAAACTatcttaataattaatgaaagtGCAAATACTTGTTGCATGAGAAGATAGCCACTTGTAATCACGTTTGGTAGGAtccatattttattatatagtatgtGATATGAAATGATATATTTAAGGACTTGAATCTTGAACTTCTGTCTACTAAGTACAGTGGATGATAGCCCAATGAGcccaaaacaatatatttttaagagaTTGGGTTTGATAAGAAAACGTATTAGCAAATTAAGTATGAGCCAGAGTTAATAAGACATATGTTAATAAGATTGAGAGCACAAATTGATTGAAAGCACGCTTCTCGATCAAGTTTGAGGATGAGATGTTCTTATATTTAACTCAAGTTTATCTAAATACACTGTGTTCTTCCTTCTTAGATTATATGCCCATTTTTAACGGTGGTCATTTTCTTATATAGTCCTTCACTTCTTTATCCTAGCCTTCCACCTGTTGATTTGGTAGAAAATCCCCTGGATGCTTGTCTCATCAGGATCTCCTGAAAGCTTTGTGAATAGCTATGAGCTGAGATGACACTGTTCAGGTGTTATTTCTCCATAAATGCAGCTAGTTCATtggctgcagtgcatttaatgtggtggtaacAACCTTCTTCTCagatatttcttcttttattgttgACTAAGTTATGCCACTTTCCCCGAAACTTATCCTTCCATAATGGTTACCTTCCTAAAGCCCTCCCAAGATGGGTCGGTTCCTTAAGAACCATAGCTgacttgttatttttttttctttgtcctcAACCCATTGACCTAGGCTTAACAATCATTTTGACCATCCTCGAGCTTTTGCTTGTCCTTGGGCACAGCCTATAACCCCACATACCTGCTCAGCCTTCCTATCCCCACAATATAgattatacattatattttatagATAGTTAGATGTTTTAAGTGAAATGAAagatactcttaaaaaaaaaagtgatatgaaaaatgctttctcaaaaaaaaaaaaaaaaaaaaaagagtgatatgaaaGATGGGTAGAACATGAAGagaagttaaataataataataataaaaagaaaaagaaaagtcataATCATGTAGAAGAAGatatagttgaaaaaaaaaaaaaaaaaaaaaaactttaagacaaaaaaattcaaggccCACAAACAAAATTGACCACCTGAAGCGGATAAGACCCAATATGCAGTTTGCTAAAACAGTGACATGGCGATACTATAAGCTGTTACTTTCGCCCATTGTACCCAAACAACCGGAGAAAAGCCAAGCAAgctcaacataaaaaataaaaaataaaaaaaaaaaaaaaaaaacccctgcCTACTCCAACCTCCTCCTCCTTTCTCACACTCAAAAACATGaaagtcaaaaacaaaaacaggtGATTAGTTTAGGGCTGTTGAAATCCCCCGCCAAAATTTCCCTCACTCATTCACATACACACACAGTCACTGTAGCTAAAAAGTCAAAATGAGTGCCGTTGTGGACGATAACAATCAAGCCACCCCAATTGGGGCTCCAAAGTCAGGCTCACCCTCAGCCTCCGCCTCTCCTCCAAACCctaacatcaacaacaacaacaaaaacggcacgtcgtcgtcgtcgtcgtcgagCTCCAAGGACCACATTCTCTCCGTGGCCTCCAAGATCGCCTCCCAACCCCTCCAGTTCTCTGACCCCGATGTCTGGGCTGTCCTCACCGCTATTTCCACCAATGCCCGTAAACGCCaccaggtctctctctctctctctctctctaaccctATTCATTCCAATTTCATTCTTAATTTCGCTAATTACTTCAATTCAATAAGTAAAATCTTTTGCAAAATTCACAGAGCATAAACATGCTATTGACTGCGGATGAGCATTGCATCGGTCGTTTAGTAGAAGATACGCGTTTCCAGATTGAGTCCAATGCGGTTAGTGCCAATCATTGCAAGATTTATAGAAGGAAGCTCGCCTTATCCTCCGCCACTGCCGATGATTCTGACTATTCGGTCTTCCTCAAAGATACAAGGTTTATTTTTGCGTTATTTTAATGCTTaatgtgtgcgtgtgtgtgtgttttgactGACTAATTaagtgttttttgtgttttggttgcAGCACAAATGGGACATATCTCAATTGGGAGAAGCTGAGAAAGAATAGTGCCGAAGCCAAAGTTGGTCACGGAGACATTATCTCATTTGCTGCTCCTCCTCAGCATGGTAAAATTCTTATATGTGATTAGTGTTATTTATGTGGTAATTGTATTCTATTTAAACTAAAAGGGTAGTAGGCAGTGTATAAAGTTCTCTCTTCTGCGAGGTTTGGGAGAGGGGATTTCTTGGTTTATATGCAACCTTTCTCAAACCTGCGAGACATACTTGCAGTGGCAATGTGATCTAATTTAAATTATCTCTGATTCCTGATTCCGTAGGTTGCTTGGACAAAGTAAATTTCAGGATTTTGTTAGTACTAGAATTTGTATTCTTATGGTTTGCAAGCGATTGTGTTTGACAATCTAGAGAGCTATTGAccattttgtctttttgaatttattacAGAACTTGCATTTGCATTCGTGTATCGAGAAGTTCTGGCGTCCACACCCGTGACAGATGGTGCAGCTGCAAAAAGAAAAGCAGGTATATTATTGGCGAGCAGGGGCAGAACTAGAATTTTAAGAGTGAGGGGGCCAaagtaataacaaaaataaaatttatttaatttaagaaTACTACATGAGaattatgtgaaaattttggggggggggggggggggatcatCCATacatttttgaaaatcttaaataaatttaagggtaattttttaattattgaaaagttTGGTGGGGCCATGGCCCCCACAACACATTGAGTAGTTCCGCCCCTGTTGATGAGGATGAGCTATGGTATTTTACTGGTCTTTTCTTGAACGTTTGCTCCACAGGTTCAGAGTGCTAATTACAATTGGTTATATTGGGTTATAAACTTGGATGCTGCATATATGCAGTAATTTCTTGATTGTTGTGAACAttagaaaatattgaaagaTAACCTAGTTTTCATGATCATGGAACTACACAGCCCATCTAGTGCTATAAGTCTACATCAGGCATTTGCCCAGGTCATGATATGAGTTCCACAGACATTTTAATGCATTTGAAATTCATTCCTAGATCAAATGGAATTTGTTAGACCATATAGATAGATTAGATGCTGATGGCAAAGATAGACTTCTGCATAATGAGACATTTGAATAACGGTTTCAAAAGCATGGCATTGGAAAGGCCAAGTTGGAGATTAAATACGATTCCTTGATAAGTGAGAATGATAAATTTTAGAGGTGGTGAGTggcttttattaataaataataagtatTGGATTGTTGTTGCATTCCTGTTGTAGATACTCCcttaatactatttttattttattttattttaaaaaaagttgtagATGCTTCATTAACATCACTGTATCAAGACGACTAAGTTCCAGTTCCAGTATCAGTATCAGTAGGTTGTATGGTCAGAAATGGCCATGGCTTAGGTGGAAAATTTGTAAGTTTGGTGCTATTGTAGGCTCATTTTCCCATTAGATCAAGCAAGTCTTCTGTATGCTGTTGCCTGTTTGTGTTTACTTTGAGTTGATGGCTTGAAATTTGGACATTTTAGAGAATTTGATATATTGAATGATACTTACAGGAtttgttcatttatttctttttgtttctgtGCAGAGGATTTTGTTTCTGAAAACAAGAGATTTAAAGGTATTGGCATTGGTGCTCCTGAGGGTCCAATCTCTCTTGATGATTTTCGAAGCCTCCAGCGTTCAAACAAGGTATCTTTATTTGGGTTGCTATTGTGATTGACTATGGAAATAACTTCAGTTATGGAGTTAGATAAAAAGTCTTTGTTACATAATTTATTCACAACAAATATTCCATTGAGCAGGAACTGAGGAAACAGTTGGAAAATCAGGGCCTTACAATTGATACATTGCGCAATGAGAATCGTGCTTCTGTTCAGCATCATGAAAATGTAAGTGGTGCTGGTGGATTGAGACTCTCTCTCTTATGTGTGTGCTAGGATGTGTTCAGTTGTCACAAGTGAGTGAGTGCATAGGCTTGTGCTCATGCTAATTTCTTCCAGtaaaaaacttgtgtttttttcttACGGCATGAATCATAGGAGATGATTGTTTATCAAATAATCCTTAGTTTAGGCCAAGAGCCTTGAGCTCAATTGACACCTCTTGACATTTCCAATGGAGATGTTCGGGATTCAAATTCCTCCTCCCCTAACTATGGAATTAAccctcccccccacccccctcccaaaaaaaaaaaaaaaaaaaagtaattgaaattaattagtGGAAATGTCTGCCAACCTTGACCTCTTTTTTTCCCATGTCTAACTTCACTCTAAAAATACTCAGCACATAATGTCATTTGATTATGAAGGAAATGAAAGAACTCAAGGATTCTGTTACAAAATCATACGTGGATCAACTCAATGGATTGAATCAATTGTTGGAGGTCAAACAGATAGAGCTGGATTCAGTCAATAAAATATCTTCTGAACAAAAACATTCTATAGAAGACCTTAACCGAAGGCTTAGTGCTTCTATACAGTCATATACAGAAGCAAATGCAATAATGGAGAGGTAAGACACATTTTTTGGTCACTTTTTTGCTATTATAAGCTCTTCCTTTAAATATTGAGTTCCTTTAAATTAGATATGATGTTTCCATGGCAACATTATAAAGCTACTTTCCCTAGCTAAAGTAATCTAACCAAATAGAAGTGAAGTCCAAAGGTACCAAGCTAACTAACTCACTCCACTCTTTTAGCCTTCCCAGGCCTAAAAGACAGGTTTTAAGGTTTTTAAAGTCCcctcaattctctctctctcttccccccaccccccaaaaaaaaaatgtatcaattgcCAATAAGTTCTTGGTCAAACGGTGATTCCTCCTGTTGTAAGGCTAAGGTAGAAGGTGGGGGTTGAGTATTAACTTACAAACTTAACAATCAAACAATAAACtatgtatattttattgtttgatttCTCGCTATAAAAAAAGGCACCTAATTTATGAAGTTACTTGAGCTTGTTTCAACACTTTGAAGAATGGTGTTTTCACCATAGTTTTCATAACCAGACTGGCTCGGCTGGTTCAACCACAAACTAGAGGTCGGGCCGGTTTTTTAAACCGGTTCAGATGAATAtgtttttttggagttttttttttttttttttaagttgcaGCTGTGGGGACTCAAACCCAGCACTCATGCTCTAAATGTTTTCTGACATGCTAACCATTAAGGCAAATTAGCTAGTTGTGTCTTTCTTTCACAaactattatatttattttatgtaattgaaattttttttttttttaatttgtcacGGTTTGACCTTAGTTGAACCTTAGTccaacctcaaaaaccttgaacctctccctttttcAGTTCTTTGAACGGTCCGGGCTTCAAAACCATGGTTTTGATCATTCTCTTTGGTTAAAACTAAAATGGTCAGAAAATTCTAAGGAAAAAACATCTGAATAGCCTGATTACTTGCTTGTAGTCAAAAGGCATCTGTAGCCGAGCTCAAGACACAATTAATTGAAGAGCGTGACCAGAGAAGAGGAGAACGAGAAAAGGCTGCAGCAGACTTAAAAGCAGCAGTGCAGAGAGCACAGTCAGAGGCGCAAGAGGAATTAAAACGATTGTCTGATGCAGGCCTAAGACGAGAAAGAGAGCAGCAAGAAGTAATTAATAAACTTCAGGTCTGAATGCTTTTTAGTAGTAATTAAGAAGCTGGATGTTAcatatgtatattttgttttaaaagaatAGCAGAATTATATATCCACATTTGTGTTCTCAGGAATCAGAGAGAGAAAGGTGTTTGCTAGTGGAAACGTTGAGGTCCAAACTGGTATAGTtgtagtttttttgtttttttagttaatgcacttttttttattggtaattacAACACATCGTTGGGTCTTGTATCCATGAACTCACACTTGAACTTGCTTTTACAAGGGAAGGAGATGCCAACTGAGTTAGAGCTTATTGTCATTAATGCACATTTCATGTAGTTTATTTCAACCTTTAGAGGTTTATTTCTTTGTTGCCTTGACTGCTGCAGGAAGACGCTAGGCAAAAGTTGGTTATCTCTGACAATAACGTTCGCCAGTTGGAAACCAAAGTTTGTGAAGAGCAGCTAGCCTCTGCAAATGGAagaaaagtaataatttttgttaaaattaaatactATATTTAGTGGGTGCCTTacctttttttgggttattttcaCCTAAAAAAGATGTTGAAGCTAATGCTCTTTGTGCTTGTTTGGATGTTGAAGCAGAGAGTGGAAACACTTGAACATGAAATCAAAAGATTGAGGAAAGAGCTAGAGATTGAAAAGGTAGAAACGGAAGCTTCTTTTTgttcattaaaatattctattGGTTCAATATGAATCCTTGTTACCCACATTGTCATATATACAGCTCTTTGACCCTCGGTGTTAGGGTGTATCTTTGATTTTTTCACTGTCCCATCCTAAATCCTTGCACATGAGATAtccatgttttttaattatgtcATCGACTAAGATGACGTGTTAATATTGATGACATGAATTTTGCTGACTGTGGATTACATATAAGGGGAAGTCATACAGATGCCAGGTTTAATGCCTTTTGTGGCTTATTGCGTGTGATGTTATAGGGTGAGAGTTGATTTCTCAAACCCCTacgttttcaaaaaaaaggaGAGTTAACTTCTCAAATATGAAGTGCTTCAATCTTTCTATGAAAAATAATATggcatgtgtgtgtatagatgctGGATTTTTAGGGCTCTTGCagtttactttctttctttctaatcCACTGCAGTGAGATGTTTGAATATTAGATTTGAAGGATTTAGCATTGTGTTGAAttctttaaatatgattttggtTGCAAGCTGAGCATAAGTTTCTTTTTAGGCATCTTAGTGAAACTATTCTAATTTTAAGCTGAGTCTTTTCTTGCTGTTGGTAGCAGTCAGCTCGAGAAGAAGCATGGGCTAAGGTTTCTGCCCTTGAACTAGAGATAAATGCCACACTGCGGGATCTTGATTTTGAGAGACAAAGGTTAAAAGGTGCCAGAGAACGGATAATGCTTCGGTAAGAGATCTGAAGCTGTAGATACTTTGTGATTATCAGCTATTGGAAAGCATTTTGTTCTATATGCATGACACAAGTTTTATTAAATCTTGCTGATAATATGAAATTTTCCCCATAAGTTATGTGGTATTTCTCAAGCTTGTACTTCTAATTTCCATAAACTAATTTGTTAAATATCTTATTTCATTATTGCTTTCattccttcatttttctttccctgGTTGAATTGGCCAGCGTGGTGAAAGGAATAGTCTTGAATCTTACCTTCCTACAATACCATTGCCTAATGATGAAGGGCCATTGCAAGGATTTTATGAACTGATTCTGACAGACATTGTTGGTGTCGTTAACTTGCTCTAAATCAAAACAAGTGCCAATATTTCTTAGCACCTTTAAATTATAACATTTGTGGCAGTTCCTTTGTGTAATAGAGAAACCAAAAGACGTCTGATTTGGGGTATACAGTTTAAATTTCAATCTGAATTGTTTTTGGATCAGTGGAAAATCGGAAGCATCTCAAGATGAAATATTGATTTGCAAAGGCCGTggagaattttaaaatttattacaagTTCTAACCAAAACTGTAGCCTGTAATATATCCATATGAACTTGTTCTTTACTGCTCTGGCATTCATCTTGTGTTTGGCTCACCCTTTGACAATATTTGCTTGTCTCTGAAACCTATTTTGGTATAGCTTGAGATATCTATTGGTAGATAGGCACTGGATTTTGTTAATTCCTTTGTCAAAAGATATGCAAA
This genomic window contains:
- the LOC126697080 gene encoding peptidyl-prolyl cis-trans isomerase CYP18-1, whose amino-acid sequence is MSVTLHTNLGDIKCEIFCDEVPKTAENFLALCASGYYDGTVFHRNIKGFMIQGGDPTGTGKGGTSIWGKKFNDEIRESLKHNARGILSMANSGPNTNGSQFFISYAKQPHLNGLYTIFGKVIHGFEVLDLMEKTQTGPGDRPLAEIRLNRVTMHANPLAG
- the LOC126697081 gene encoding uncharacterized protein LOC126697081 isoform X1 translates to MSAVVDDNNQATPIGAPKSGSPSASASPPNPNINNNNKNGTSSSSSSSSKDHILSVASKIASQPLQFSDPDVWAVLTAISTNARKRHQSINMLLTADEHCIGRLVEDTRFQIESNAVSANHCKIYRRKLALSSATADDSDYSVFLKDTSTNGTYLNWEKLRKNSAEAKVGHGDIISFAAPPQHELAFAFVYREVLASTPVTDGAAAKRKAEDFVSENKRFKGIGIGAPEGPISLDDFRSLQRSNKELRKQLENQGLTIDTLRNENRASVQHHENEMKELKDSVTKSYVDQLNGLNQLLEVKQIELDSVNKISSEQKHSIEDLNRRLSASIQSYTEANAIMESQKASVAELKTQLIEERDQRRGEREKAAADLKAAVQRAQSEAQEELKRLSDAGLRREREQQEVINKLQESERERCLLVETLRSKLEDARQKLVISDNNVRQLETKVCEEQLASANGRKRVETLEHEIKRLRKELEIEKQSAREEAWAKVSALELEINATLRDLDFERQRLKGARERIMLRETQLRAFYSTTEEISALFAKQQEQLKAMQRTLEDEENYENTSIDIDLNVQYGVINETLGRQKDATGYCGNSTAKAGPAASAQGIDRNQVEISSDEASVTEKHDCDFRSQEECQNTQEAEFTSADHGIKAAFGSEIGGVGTAPVLEGDAIGTERVLETESPGFDGERNIDLNKSSTLAEDTMQIDDESHVQETDEHGQTLCPEARHDSQSNNPLENLKSMEDTEAGGTIRTTDLLASEVAGSWACSTAPSVHGENESPRSRDNDEEGDVALRDSNMQVAESQSTPSPVAMATRRTEYSRSRDNDEEGAMALHDSNVPVAESQIAPSSEAIAKRRNHERQALGEMIGIVAPDLKEQFDGAIDDDCDQGREKRGSTSDSDTESCTDNDDDNGVDDKGGSVSDTEGSDQADIDHKPDDAMDEDDEATQDDSLG
- the LOC126697081 gene encoding uncharacterized protein LOC126697081 isoform X2, with protein sequence MSAVVDDNNQATPIGAPKSGSPSASASPPNPNINNNNKNGTSSSSSSSSKDHILSVASKIASQPLQFSDPDVWAVLTAISTNARKRHQSINMLLTADEHCIGRLVEDTRFQIESNAVSANHCKIYRRKLALSSATADDSDYSVFLKDTSTNGTYLNWEKLRKNSAEAKVGHGDIISFAAPPQHELAFAFVYREVLASTPVTDGAAAKRKAEDFVSENKRFKGIGIGAPEGPISLDDFRSLQRSNKELRKQLENQGLTIDTLRNENRASVQHHENEMKELKDSVTKSYVDQLNGLNQLLEVKQIELDSVNKISSEQKHSIEDLNRRLSASIQSYTEANAIMESQKASVAELKTQLIEERDQRRGEREKAAADLKAAVQRAQSEAQEELKRLSDAGLRREREQQEVINKLQESERERCLLVETLRSKLEDARQKLVISDNNVRQLETKVCEEQLASANGRKRVETLEHEIKRLRKELEIEKSAREEAWAKVSALELEINATLRDLDFERQRLKGARERIMLRETQLRAFYSTTEEISALFAKQQEQLKAMQRTLEDEENYENTSIDIDLNVQYGVINETLGRQKDATGYCGNSTAKAGPAASAQGIDRNQVEISSDEASVTEKHDCDFRSQEECQNTQEAEFTSADHGIKAAFGSEIGGVGTAPVLEGDAIGTERVLETESPGFDGERNIDLNKSSTLAEDTMQIDDESHVQETDEHGQTLCPEARHDSQSNNPLENLKSMEDTEAGGTIRTTDLLASEVAGSWACSTAPSVHGENESPRSRDNDEEGDVALRDSNMQVAESQSTPSPVAMATRRTEYSRSRDNDEEGAMALHDSNVPVAESQIAPSSEAIAKRRNHERQALGEMIGIVAPDLKEQFDGAIDDDCDQGREKRGSTSDSDTESCTDNDDDNGVDDKGGSVSDTEGSDQADIDHKPDDAMDEDDEATQDDSLG